One genomic segment of Pristiophorus japonicus isolate sPriJap1 unplaced genomic scaffold, sPriJap1.hap1 HAP1_SCAFFOLD_29, whole genome shotgun sequence includes these proteins:
- the LOC139248185 gene encoding histone H2B 1.2-like, with protein sequence MADEKKTGPAKKGAKKVIKKTSAKSGKRRRRSRKESYAIYIYKVMKQVHPDTGISSKAMGIMNSFVSDIFERIAGEASRLAHYNKRRTISSREIQTAVRLLLPGELAKHAVSEGTKAVTKYTSSK encoded by the coding sequence ATGGCTGACGAAAAGAAAACAGGTcccgccaagaaaggcgccaagaaagtaatcaagaaaacctCAGCGAAGAGCGGCAAGAGGCGCAGaaggtcgaggaaggagagttacgccatctacatctacaaagtgatgaagcaggttcaccccgacaccggcatctcctctaaggccatgggcatcatgaactcgtttgtgagcgatattttcgagcgcatcgcgggtgaggcttcccgcctggcccattacaacaagcgccgcaccatcagttcccgggagatccagaccgccgtacgcctgctgctgcccggggagctggccaagcacgccgtgtcggaagggacaaaggcggtgaccaagtacaccagctccaagtga
- the LOC139248252 gene encoding histone H2A.J-like yields the protein MSGRGKTGGKVRAKAKSRSSRAGLQFPVGRVHRLLRKGNYAERVGAGAPVYMAAVLEYLTAEILELAGNAARDNKKTRIIPRHLQLAIRNDEELNKLLGKVTIAQGGVLPNIQAVLLPKKTASAAKSK from the coding sequence atgtctgggagAGGAAAAACTGGTGGTAAagttcgggccaaggccaagtctcgctcctcgcgggccggactgcagttccctgtgggccgtgttcacaggctcctgcgaaaggggaactacgctgagcgtgtgggtgccggagccccggtctacatggctgctgtgctcgagtatctgaccgctgaaatcctggagctggccggcaacgcggcccgcgacaacaagaagacccgcatcatccccagacacctgcagctggccatccgcaacgacgaggagctcaacaaactgctgggaaaggtgaccatcgctcagggcggggtgctgcctaatatccaggctgtgctgctgcccaagaaaaccgccagtgcggccaagagcaagtaa
- the LOC139248159 gene encoding histone H1-like — MTDTAAAETAPPAAVAQTKAPSKKKKAAPRSGPAGPRLGDQILKVVADGKDRRGTSLAAIKKALAAKGVDVEKRGFQIRSSIKKNVMNGSLKQIKGTGASVSFKIANTDPQGKVGKKVKKPAAKKSPAQKAAAKKSPAQKATATKSPAKEAAAKKTSTKKAPTAKKRQ, encoded by the coding sequence atgactgatactgcagccgccgaaacggctcctcctgccgccgtcgctcaaaccaaggctcccagcaagaagaagaAGGCGGCTCCCCGCTCCGGGCCAGCCGGTCCCAGGTTGGGCGAccagatcctcaaggttgtggctGATGGCAAGGATCGCAGGGGAACgtccctggccgcgataaagaaggctctggcggccaaaggcgtcGATGTGGAGAAGCGCGGCTTCCAGATCAGGTCCAGTATCAAGAAGAATGTGATGAATGGttccctgaagcagatcaagggcacgggcgcctcggtcTCATTCAAAATCGCTAATACAGAtccccaggggaaagtgggaaagaaggtgaagaagccagcagccaagaaatctccagcacagaaagcagcagccaagaaatctccagcacaGAAAGCAACAGCCACGAAATCTCCAGCAAaggaagcagcagccaagaaaaCAAGCACCAAGAAGGCGCCAACAGCAAAAAAAAGACAGTGA